A segment of the Candidatus Palauibacter polyketidifaciens genome:
CGTCGTGCTCGTGGATCGACTCGAAGTTGATCACGTTGACGCTGAACCAGGTCACCTGGTGCAGCGCGCGGAGACGGAGCGTGACCTCGCGAACCAGATCCTCGACGAACCGCGGATTGTCGTACGCGTGCTCCGTGACCCACTTCTCGTCGGCGCGCTTCAGCACCGGATAGAGCTCGCAGGAGGCCGACGCGTCCACCAGCGCCACGACGTCCTCGATCCACAGCTGCCCCGTGAAGCGCGTCTTGACGGTGACGATGCTGCGCTGGTTGTGCGCCCCGCGCGCACTGATCTCGCGGGAGCACGGACACAGCGTCGTCACGGGAATCTTGACCGTGAGGATGAAATCGTCCTCCACCCCGCTGGAGGCGTCAAAGGCGCAGTCGTACGACAGCAGGCCCGCCGCGCCGGTCACGGGAGCTTCCTTCTCCATGAAGTAGGGGAAGGAGATGCCGAGGTGGGCGGTCTCGGCATGCAGACGCTGGCGCATCGTGCGCAGGATTGCGGGCAGCGCTTCGACCGAGATCTCGTCATCGTAGGAATTGAGGATCTCCATGAAGCGGCTCATGTGGGTCCCCTTGAAGTCGTGGGGAAGGTCTACGGACATGTCGATGTTCGCGATCGTGTGCTGAGCCGCCTTCCGACGGTCCCTCACGGAGATGGGGAAGCGGACATTCTGTACGCCCACGCGGCTGATCGGCACCCTGCGGGTGTCGGGATGGGCCTGCACGTCGGCCAGCGGAGCCGCGTCGAGGATCTTCGTCATATGTCATCAACCTTACCGGGTTCATGCCGTCCATCGGGTTCCACGATCCAGCCAAACTATCGAAAACAGGGCGCGGGGGCTCATATTCCCGCCATGGACGATTCAGCGGAAGGGCCGGGCGGCGTCGTCGCCCGTATCGGCATCCTCTCGGTTTCGGACCGTGCCTCCCGAGGCGAGTACGAGGATCGGGGCGGTCCGGGGGTCGAGGCGTATCTCAGGGATGTCCTCACCTCCCCCTGGGAGGCGGCCACGCGCGTCATCCCCGACGAGACGGAGCTGATCCGCGCGACTCTGATCGAGCTGGTCGACGAGGCCGGGTGTTGTCTGGTCATCACCACCGGGGGCACCGGGCCCGCCCCGCGCGATGTCACCCCTGAGGCGACCACCGCGGTGCTCGACAAGGAACTCGCCGGTTTCGGCGAAGCGATGCGCGCGGTCTCCCGGCCCCACGTGCCGACCGCGATCCTCTCGCGCCAGACGGCGGGGGTGCGGGGTTCGGCGCTGATCATCAACCTCCCCGGGTCGCCCAAGGCCGTGCGCGAGTGCCTGGACGCGGTGTTCGCGGCGGTGCCCGACTGCGTCGACCTCATCGGCGGCCCCCGTCTGGAAACGGATTCGGACAGGGTAGAGGCCTATCGCCCCCACTGACCCGGTGCCACAGCGGGTAGCTTGCATAATTATTCACCATCTGGTATAATCTCCCACTTCTCAAGCGGTTCGTGAGCGATTCTCCCCACTGCCATTCTCGGGATCGATGCATGCATAAAGACACGACGAAGAACGTGAAGCGGGTCGCCCTCGCGTATTCCGGCGGCCTCGACACATCGGTAATGGTCACCTGGCTGAAGGAGAACTACGGCTGCGAAGTCGTCGCGGCCGTGGTGGATGTCGGACAGCGGGAAGACTTTGACGAGATCCGCGACAAGGCGTTGGCGACGGGAGCCGTCGCCTGCCGCGTCGTCGATCTCCGCGAGCGGTTCCTCACCGAGTGCGCGTTCCCGGCGCTCAAGGCGGGGGCCGTGTACGAGCGCCGCTACCTCCTCGGGACCTCCCTTGCCCGGCCCGTGATCGCGGCCGCCCAGGTCGAGGTCGCGCGGGAGTTCGACTGCGACGCCGTCGCGCACGGCTGCACCGGCAAGGGCAACGACCAGGTCCGCTTCGAACTCGCCTACCAGGCGCTCGCTCCGGACCTGGCCGTTATCGCCCCCTGGCGAGAATGGGAGATCACGTCGCGCGAGGACGCCTTCGCGTATGCCGCGGAACGGGACATCCCCGTACCGGGCAGCCCCCGGAAGCTCTACAGCATCGACCGGAATCTGTGGCACACCTCGTTCGAGGGCGGCATCCTCGAGGACCCGACGGCGGCGACGCCGGACGAGTTGCGCGAACTCACGGTGGACCCGGCCGAGGCGCCGGACACCCCGGAGGACGTCATGATCTCGTTCGAGCGCGGCGTTCCGGTCGCGCTCGATGGCGAAACGCTCGATCCGGTGACGCTCGTGCAGAGGCTCAACGAGACCGCCGGAGCCCACGGCGTGGGCCGGGTCGACCTCGTGGAGAACCGGCTCGTCGGCATGAAGAGCCGCGGGGTCTACGAGACGCCGGCCGGGACCGTCCTCCTCGCCGCGCTAGCGGACCTGGAGGCGCTCACCCTCGACCGGGACACGGCGGGCTTCAAGCGCGGCATCGCGGACCGGTATGGGGAACTCGTCTACCAGGGTCTCTGGTTCTCGCCATTGCGGGCGGCGTTCGACGCCTTCCTCGACGAGGCGCACGCCATGTCGACCGGAGAGGTGACCGTGCGGTTGTTCAAGG
Coding sequences within it:
- a CDS encoding argininosuccinate synthase, coding for MHKDTTKNVKRVALAYSGGLDTSVMVTWLKENYGCEVVAAVVDVGQREDFDEIRDKALATGAVACRVVDLRERFLTECAFPALKAGAVYERRYLLGTSLARPVIAAAQVEVAREFDCDAVAHGCTGKGNDQVRFELAYQALAPDLAVIAPWREWEITSREDAFAYAAERDIPVPGSPRKLYSIDRNLWHTSFEGGILEDPTAATPDELRELTVDPAEAPDTPEDVMISFERGVPVALDGETLDPVTLVQRLNETAGAHGVGRVDLVENRLVGMKSRGVYETPAGTVLLAALADLEALTLDRDTAGFKRGIADRYGELVYQGLWFSPLRAAFDAFLDEAHAMSTGEVTVRLFKGSAMPVARTSRYSLYREDLATFEEDSVYDQADAGGFVRLWGLPSSLAARVRARAASGDRDWAASASVETVRSSAKPMQRPGRAVASGSG
- the folE2 gene encoding GTP cyclohydrolase FolE2, coding for MTKILDAAPLADVQAHPDTRRVPISRVGVQNVRFPISVRDRRKAAQHTIANIDMSVDLPHDFKGTHMSRFMEILNSYDDEISVEALPAILRTMRQRLHAETAHLGISFPYFMEKEAPVTGAAGLLSYDCAFDASSGVEDDFILTVKIPVTTLCPCSREISARGAHNQRSIVTVKTRFTGQLWIEDVVALVDASASCELYPVLKRADEKWVTEHAYDNPRFVEDLVREVTLRLRALHQVTWFSVNVINFESIHEHDAYAQVEEPARASSRELPAG
- the mog gene encoding molybdopterin adenylyltransferase, encoding MDDSAEGPGGVVARIGILSVSDRASRGEYEDRGGPGVEAYLRDVLTSPWEAATRVIPDETELIRATLIELVDEAGCCLVITTGGTGPAPRDVTPEATTAVLDKELAGFGEAMRAVSRPHVPTAILSRQTAGVRGSALIINLPGSPKAVRECLDAVFAAVPDCVDLIGGPRLETDSDRVEAYRPH